The following are encoded together in the Bacillus cereus group sp. RP43 genome:
- the mnmA gene encoding tRNA 2-thiouridine(34) synthase MnmA translates to MNKLPHETRVVIGMSGGVDSSVAALLLKEQGYDVIGIFMKNWDDTDENGVCTATEDYNDVIEVCNQIGIPYYAVNFEKQYWDKVFTYFLDEYRAGRTPNPDVMCNKEIKFKAFLEHAIALGADYVATGHYARVAYMDGEYKMLRGVDDNKDQTYFLNQLSQEQLSKTMFPLGELKKPQIREMATEAGLATAAKKDSTGICFIGERNFKDFLSNYLPAQPGVMQTLSGEVKGKHDGLMYYTIGQRHGLGIGGNGDPWFAVGKNLKENILYVDQGFHNELLYGDEVIATNVGWVSNKAKEKEFKCTAKFRYRQADNKVTVQIVDENTVRILCDEPIRAITPGQAVVFYDGDECLGGATIDEVYHSGKKLDYLG, encoded by the coding sequence ATGAACAAACTACCTCACGAAACACGCGTTGTCATCGGGATGTCCGGTGGCGTCGATTCATCTGTAGCAGCACTTTTATTAAAAGAGCAAGGTTATGATGTAATCGGAATTTTTATGAAAAACTGGGATGATACAGATGAGAATGGTGTCTGCACAGCAACAGAAGATTACAATGATGTAATTGAAGTGTGTAACCAAATCGGCATTCCGTATTATGCAGTAAACTTTGAAAAACAATACTGGGATAAAGTATTTACGTACTTTTTAGATGAGTATCGAGCTGGTCGTACACCAAACCCAGATGTAATGTGTAACAAAGAAATTAAATTTAAAGCATTTTTAGAGCATGCAATTGCACTTGGTGCTGATTATGTAGCAACAGGGCATTATGCACGCGTTGCTTATATGGACGGCGAATATAAAATGCTTCGCGGCGTTGATGACAATAAAGATCAAACATATTTCTTAAATCAATTAAGCCAAGAGCAATTATCAAAAACAATGTTCCCATTAGGTGAATTAAAGAAACCGCAAATTCGCGAAATGGCGACAGAAGCTGGTTTAGCGACAGCGGCGAAGAAAGATAGTACTGGTATTTGCTTCATCGGTGAGCGTAACTTTAAAGATTTCTTAAGTAACTATTTACCGGCGCAACCAGGTGTGATGCAAACATTATCTGGTGAAGTAAAAGGGAAACATGATGGTTTAATGTACTATACAATTGGACAACGTCATGGCCTTGGTATTGGTGGTAACGGTGATCCGTGGTTTGCTGTTGGGAAAAACTTGAAAGAAAACATTTTATATGTTGATCAAGGATTCCATAATGAACTTCTATATGGTGATGAAGTTATTGCTACGAATGTAGGCTGGGTAAGTAATAAAGCGAAAGAAAAAGAATTTAAGTGCACAGCGAAATTCCGTTATCGTCAAGCAGACAATAAAGTAACGGTTCAAATCGTTGATGAAAATACAGTTCGTATTCTTTGTGATGAGCCAATTCGTGCGATTACGCCAGGCCAAGCAGTTGTTTTCTATGATGGAGATGAGTGCTTAGGCGGCGCTACAATTGATGAAGTATATCATAGTGGTAAGAAATTAGATTATTTAGGATAA
- a CDS encoding tetratricopeptide repeat protein has translation MSNKLETGIKYMQEGNWEEAAKNFTEAIEENPKDALGYINFANLLDVLGDSERAILFYKRALELDDKSAAAYYGLGNVYYGQEQFAEAKAVFEQAMQAGLQSADVTFMLGITHVQLGNDRLALPFLQRATELDKDDVEAVFQCGLCFARLEHIQEAKPYFEKVLEMDEEHADAYYNLGVAYVFEENNEKALTLFKKATEIQPDHFLAGNGVRLLEQEAE, from the coding sequence ATGTCAAACAAACTTGAAACAGGTATTAAATATATGCAAGAAGGAAACTGGGAAGAAGCAGCTAAAAACTTCACAGAAGCAATCGAAGAAAATCCGAAAGATGCGCTTGGATACATTAACTTTGCGAATTTATTAGATGTATTAGGTGATAGTGAGCGAGCAATTTTATTTTATAAACGTGCATTAGAATTAGATGATAAATCTGCGGCTGCTTATTATGGTTTAGGCAACGTATATTACGGTCAAGAACAATTTGCAGAGGCAAAGGCTGTATTTGAACAAGCGATGCAAGCGGGCTTACAATCAGCTGACGTAACGTTTATGCTAGGGATCACACATGTGCAACTTGGAAATGATCGTCTTGCGCTGCCATTTTTACAAAGAGCGACGGAATTAGATAAAGACGATGTAGAAGCTGTTTTCCAATGCGGACTTTGCTTCGCGCGACTAGAACATATTCAAGAGGCAAAACCTTATTTTGAAAAGGTGTTAGAAATGGATGAAGAGCATGCAGATGCGTATTATAATTTAGGTGTTGCGTACGTATTCGAAGAAAATAACGAGAAAGCTCTTACTTTATTTAAGAAAGCGACTGAAATTCAGCCAGACCACTTTTTAGCGGGTAATGGTGTTCGTTTATTAGAGCAAGAAGCTGAATAA